gtcattttaaaacgcattgtatgatggagaaaattatgtattactgttactaaaaataaagctgcatctgattatgctatgttagctacatgacaaaatagtgtttttctctgaggcttGGTAAAGCATAGtactagcaaaaaaaaaaaaaaaaaatcaagaaaattaggtTTAAACAATAAACTAAACGTGTTCAgctatttaacaaaaaaaaaaaaaaaaaaaaacattttctgtctataaatatatctaaacagttgttcccttgtctattaaaacgtgtaaaaattaaattgtatttggtgtttccatggtttctacaaaatagcTGTTTTCAGACCAGCTGTTTTTGGTCAAGATTTGTTCTGCTGGTTTCTGTTCATATAATGGAGCTTCAAAAGCAAATGTCATGAAGCTTCTGGAAGTCAGGCTTCATTGACTGATACTGTATGAACAGAAACCAGCAGGAAAAAATCACCTTCTGcgttcaggaaaaaaaaaaaaaaaaaaaaagaacacatgGATTGAACCGCATGAAGACAAGTAAATAATGTCTGAATTtatatgtttgggtgaactaaccctttattcCCTCAAATAGAAACCATATGTatgcatttttttacagtagtACCTTAAAAAAGTAAACTTTAAGAAATAAGCAGCTTTAATTTGCGTTTGTGCCCGAGACACtaacaaaaacaatttacaaaaatcacatttacatttgtatatttggcagatgcttttatccaaagtgatttACAGTGCACTTATTACAGGGATGGCCCTGCTGGAGTATAGTGTCTTGATCAAGGACACACTGGTGGAGACGCTGCAGAGATCGAACCAGCAACCTTCTGCTGACAGGCTCAGTGGTTTAGCCCACTACACCACAAAAGTAATGTAGCTACGACAAAAATTAGAATGCTGACATGAATTaactgtaaaatgtttaatcTGTTTATTTAGTCATGCTGATGGAGAGCACATGAATGTTTGCAGCAGACACAGCTGCAGCCAGATTGTCCCGCACATCTTCTCCCACTCTTGCTTCAAGTTTGTGGGGTTCAGAGGTCCATCATCATCgtcttcctcatcctctggaTCAACGATGTCCCCATTGAGATGAGCAGCAGTGAGGGACATGATGGATTAAGGTGTTCATCAGCTGCTTGATCAAAATAAACCTGCAGAATTGGCACAGCTGTGTGAGATGGCAGCAGGACTGTAAACATATTATTGTGATTGTTAGATCAGTACGtttgaataaagctttgttttttgtgttgTCGACttgtatatgcatttatttattgtcattattacttttattaattatgctattattatcagtaaatttatatgttttattaattcatgcATTATTACTTGACTGTAAATGGAGATGTATTCACATCAGCTGTATTTGTCTAGTGTGTGTTCATGCATAGCTCAAAATGTCATattacattttgcttgttttattaaagaagtaaaatgaaaagtaaTATATAATTAAGTTTTGGTCAGAATTTATCAATATTATTGTGTGTAAATGTTGGGGTGTGCTAGTAAAGTAATTCATTCTTAATTTTAAGTAGTTTTTCTTCTCCAAAGGTGAGATCCTCGAGCAGTTATCCGATGTCTTCTTTGGTTTCAGACGTTGCTAAGACTGAGGAAAACTGGACTAGATAGATACTAGAGctaattcaacaagaaaaagaggaaaacaaattagatttatgcCACTTTTGCTTGTGGATGGACATTTTTgcatgtaaaataaagaaattaacaacaTATTCACGCGAATTTGggtttttgtaacaaaaaataaactcacattatggaaatataaaaactttaaCCCAAAAATATATTAGTTGTACTACAATTACAAAATTATTGGCAGCTGTTTCTTCAACAAGACCACAAAATAAGCAAGTTTAATCAATATCAAGGTATTTACAGATATGTGAATACCCACTCATTTCTTTTAAGATGGTGCGCTTGTGAAAACATCGTAGGTGATAACATCAACATTGCGAATTATTTTCGGATCTCATTCATAGTTAACTCTTTTAGCGCTTGTTAAAAAAGTACTTCATGAAATTAAGTTCCTACTCATTGAGTGAGCCTGTGTGTGTTATGTCTTTGCATGTCTTTGTAGGTGTGGCTAGTTGATTATGTCATGACACACCTCCAAACCTCACTATAAAACCTTTATGACAAAAGGTGAGTCACATGCATGTTCCTATTGAAAGGAATTTCACTGTCATCTCCAGAACCTCTCTTCGGGAAAATCTGCAAGACTTAAAATGACCAAAAGCACCAATATTCGAATCAGCCTCCCAGCAGTCTGCTTTGTCTGGCAGATTGCTATGATCATCCTGTTTGGTGTGTTTATTCGTTATAATGAGGAGTCTGACACCCATTGGATCGAACACAGGAGAAGTAAAAATATTACCACGCATTTAGAGAATGACTTTTACTATAGATATCCAAGTAAGTAACATCACCAGCATGTTTCACTccaatctgttaaatttactgcaacttttttcctcataatcaTGTACATATTCACACTcagacatttttcttttttatgtttcCTCAGGTTTTCAGGATGTGCATGTGATGATCTTTGTTGGTTTTGGATTTCTCATGACCTTCCTTAAGCGTTATAGTTTCGGTGGTGTTGGCTTCAATTTTCTCATCGCAGCTTTTGGAATTCAATGGGCTCTGCTGATGCAAGgctggtttcattatcttgacAGTGATGACTGGAAAATAAAAATTGGAATTGAGAAGTAATTGATTATTGTAATCTATTTATTGATATGTTCAGGCCTAGCGTCACATGACTGACATGCTTTCTACATGATACAGAACAGTGAttgagtttttttcttttcttttttttgaagcCATGCTTAATATATGCATCCTTAATCTGTAACTAAAGGATTaaactgtcattttttttcaatCAGCCTCATCAATGCAGATTTCTGTGTGGCCGGCTGTCTCATTGCATATGGCGCTTGTCTTGGAAAGGTCAGTCCAGTACAGCTGATGGTCCTTACCCTGTTTGGAGTCACCCTGTTTGCAGTTGAGGAGTATATCATTTTAGAACTCCTTCATGTAAGTTTGAATCCATCTCTTTTCTCCCAATGAATAACATCAGAGGTGGAATTTATCATTTTTGATGGCCTCGTTCATGCATAGGCGAAAGATGCTGGTGGTTCTATGGTTATCCACACTTTTGGAGCATATTATGGTTTGACCATATCTTGGATCTTATATCGACCATTGTTATCTCAAACCAAACATTTACAAGGATCCGTATACCACTCCGATGTGTTTGCAATGATTGGTGAGTATGATAgaatgtccttctcagctttCCCCTGTTGTATTAATCAAGCTGGGTATAACAAAGGTCACTAAAAGAGCTGTTGATTTTGCaaggtattttacatttaagtaCATAGTTATTCAAAATAACCACTTCAGCAaatggtgctttttttttttctctttttttttttttttcccaatttaatcatattttgccatttcaaaacctCTTAAAGGTACCGTTCACCCAGAATTgtaaattttgtcattatttactcaccctcaagttgttccaaacctgtttgaatttctttcttctgctgaacacaaaagagatTCTGAAGAATCTAAATCGAGAATCCAAATTcgagaaaatataaaattgacAAGATctgttgctttaaaaaaaaaaaaaaaaaaactaatcccATTAGCTACATAtgcatcatttaaaaaaaaaaaaatattaaatgttacatTGAGTTGAAAAGTACTGTGCTTTTTGTTGCTAATTTAGTGTTTtggaagaaaataaaattaaaagggCCTATTACCCCAGGGGCCTTTACCTGTTGTACATTTATGTATCAAATGCTTGGAACCATTCCTAATTTTCTTCCATCTCCCTTTATCAGGCACTCTCTTTCTTTGGATGTTCTGGCCGAGTTTTAATTCTGCTATTGCAGATCATGGAGATGGGCAGCACAGAGCTGTTATAAATACCTACCTCGCACTGGCCTCATCAGTTCTCACTTCCTTTGCCATTTCAAGTCTCTCACAGAAACATGGAAAGCTTGACATGGTAACCAAATTACTGGTGACCGTCTATGAGATCTgagttgatttttaatttttgttcatAAAATAACTCTTACATTTTCTTCACTTTTCTTCAGGTACATATTCAGAACGCTACCTTGGCTGGTGGTGTTGCGATGGGAACTGCTTCAGAGTTCATGATTACACCCTA
Above is a genomic segment from Chanodichthys erythropterus isolate Z2021 chromosome 21, ASM2448905v1, whole genome shotgun sequence containing:
- the rhcgl1 gene encoding rh family, C glycoprotein, like 1, whose translation is MTKSTNIRISLPAVCFVWQIAMIILFGVFIRYNEESDTHWIEHRRSKNITTHLENDFYYRYPSFQDVHVMIFVGFGFLMTFLKRYSFGGVGFNFLIAAFGIQWALLMQGWFHYLDSDDWKIKIGIENLINADFCVAGCLIAYGACLGKVSPVQLMVLTLFGVTLFAVEEYIILELLHAKDAGGSMVIHTFGAYYGLTISWILYRPLLSQTKHLQGSVYHSDVFAMIGTLFLWMFWPSFNSAIADHGDGQHRAVINTYLALASSVLTSFAISSLSQKHGKLDMVHIQNATLAGGVAMGTASEFMITPYGSLIVGFCSGIVSALGYLFLSPFMEKKMKIQDTCGVHNLHAMPGVIGGIVGAITAASASESVYGKEGLINTFDFKDAIASRTASTQGGYQAAALCVALAFGLAGGALVGGILKLPIWGDPEDGYCFDDEVYWEVPEDEEDDIPASGHPDMNNVRNMADVYQRSNV